The window ATCTTCTTCCCGCAGCAGCACTTGCCCGGCGTGCAGGGGCTCTCGGACTTTACCGACATGCGGGATCTGCGCGTGACGGTCGCCGGTGCGCCCCTCGATCACCGGCTCTATCACTTCGTGCTCGCGTTCTCGCACTGGGAATATGCCTATGTCGTCGAAGGTGGCGAGAGCTTCGAGGCCCTCTCCACCGGATTACAGAACGCGCTGTGGCAAGCCGGCGGCTGCCCGCATGAGCATCGCACCGACAGCCTATCGGCAGCGTTCAAGAATTTGCAGACTGAAGAGGACTTCACGGCTCGCTATGACGCACTGCTGGTGCATTACGGCATGGCCGGCACGCGCAATAACGTCGGCGTGGCCCATGAGAACGGTAGTGTGGAATCCTCGCACCGCCATCTGAAGGAGGCGATCGACCAAGCGCTGATGCTGCGTGGCCATCGCGACTTCGACGATCGGGCTGCCTATGACGCGTTTGTTCGCGACGTCGTCATGCGCCGTAACCGCCGTAACGCAGCGGCGTTTAACGCTGAGCGCGAACATTTGCAGGATTTGCCCGCACATCGCACGACCGACTTCATCGAAGAGGAAGCACGCGTGACACGCTGTGGCACCTTCACCGTGCGGGGCATTCTCTACAGCGCGCCGTCGCGCCTGATTGGTCACCGTCTGAAGGTGCGCGTCTATGCCGATCACCTCGACTGCTATCTGTCCGGCGCGCTCGTGCACAGCACAGCACGGGGCTCGCATGCGGCCAATAGCCGCCGTCGCAAGCTCGACTACCGGCACTTCATTGAGGCGCTCAAGCGCAAGCCCCAGGCGTTCAAGGGGCTAGCGTTTCGCGACGACTTGTTTCCGCGCGAGGCGTACCGCCGGACGTGGGAGCGGCTTGAGGCTCGGCTCACGCAGCGCGAAGCCTGCAAGACCATGGTCGGCTTACTGGAACTGGCCGCGAATCACGGAGTCGAGGCCGTTCTTGCTGAGCGGCTCGAGGCGTTGCTCGCCGCTGGCGAGCTGCCCGATCTCGAGCAACTACAGAATGAATTTGCGCCGCGGCAGGCGCAATGCCCAGACGTGGCTGTGGACATGCCGACGGCCGCTCTCTATGACACGCTGCTTGGCGAGGAGGCATCGGTATGAACGCGCCCGCAATTTACGATGCCGCCCGTATGGGGCTGATGCTCACCGAGTTGCGCTTGCCGACGATCGCGCGGCTATGGTCCGAGTTCACACAGCGCTCCGACAAGGAAGGCTGGCCATCGACGCGCCTGCTCGGCGCGCTGCTCGAGCACGAACTGGCCGAGCGCGCGAAACGGCGCATCGAGCGGCATCGCGTCGAATCGCATTTGGACCCAAGCAAGACGCTCGAGGCCTTCGACTTCGGCTTGGTACCAATGGTGTCCAAGGCACATGTAATGGCGCTCGCGAGCGGCGACTCGTGGCTCGAGAAAGGCGCCACGATCCTGCTGTTTGGGCCACCGGGTGCCGGGAAGAGCCATTTAGGCTCCGGCATTGGTCATGCGCTGATCGACGCCGGGTACCGGGTGCTGTTCACACGCACCGGCGAAATCGTGCAGAAGCTGCAGGCGGCACGCCAAAGCCTGCAGTTGCCATCGATGCTCGCCAAGCTCGATCACTTCGATCTGATCATCCTCGATGACCTGTCGTACGTCAGAAAGGACCAGGCCGAAACGAGCGTGCTGTTCGAATTGATTGCGGAAAGATACGAGCGTCGAAGCCTTCTCATCACGGCCAACGCCGCGTTCTCCGGCTGGAATGATGTCTTCCCCGATCCCTCAATGACGGTCGCCGCCATCGACCGACTGGTGCATCACTCGACGATCTTCGAGCTGAACGTGGAGAGCTACCGGCGTCGCAGTGCCGATGACAACAAGCGCGCGCGGCGGCGTCAATTACCCCACCCCGAATCGGAAGGAGCGACAACTATGCCGAGCTGAGCAGCGACAACTAACCCCGTCGACCGGCCAAGATAGTTGTCGCCCGGGCGGCCATCGTAATTGACAATCTACATGGCACTGCCCTTTTTTGCGCGACGCCTCATCATCGCCATGGCGTCTCTCTTCGTGATGTGGGTCTGTGCCTATCTGCCAAAGAGCGGGTTGACTCAAGTGCTGATCGGCTCAGGCGCGTTCATTATTTTTTGGGCGACCGGCCTCCTCGTGCCTTTCCTCAAGGTCACGTTTTTCGTCCTGAGGTGGCGTTTGTGGTACGTCGTGCGCTACAAGTAGCCTCTGAACCGCGAGCCACAAATTGAAAAGCCCCGACCAATGGTCGGGGCTTTTGTCTTCAGGGGGTAATCAATGCAGCAGAGATACACCTTGTGCGCTCGCCTGTCGACGAATGCAGTAAAACCAAGCAGTGTCCAGCGTGACGCCTTGTTTCTCCAGTCGGGCATGACCGCCTCGCTTCCGGTCGATGACGTCATAGGCTTCAGCCTGCGACTTTCCTACCCTGACCGAGCCGTTCTCAACACCGGAAGTCGCCACGATTTCATACCGGCCAACAATCATGCTGAAGCTCATTTCCTTTTCTCCATTGGATATAAGCTCGGGCGGATTGCGGCCCCAGCGGGGACGAATCCCCACCGGGCAGAAAGTTACTGTTAGCGGCCAGACGGCCGCGGAATCAAAATCAAACGTGCAGTGCTTCGCGTTCGTCGCGGCGCACCACCAATGCCACTGCAGGCCGATGCGCTGCCTGAAACGCACACCACTCGTCGGCAAAATCGGTTTCCCGCTTTTTGGGCCGGTGAACCATAGCCGTGTAGCCTTCAGCTCGCAGCCGCTTCGCCAGCTTCAGCGCAGCATCGACGCCCGGCGATTTGCTGGTGCGGGGATCGACCGCATCGAAGTCCGCGAAGATATGAACGACGCGGATTCCGAGGCCGTTCGGCACAACGAAATCGGCGAGAAGGATTCGGTTCAGGCAATACCAGACCGGCACACCGAAGAGCATGTGCGCGGCATACGCCGTCTCAAGACCTTCGGCGACGCCAATTTCACCGTCGACCGGATCCATCAGCCGGACTGCGCCGCCGTTGAGCTTATGCAACGTCACGTCGTTCAGCTTGGCCGGAAGGATCTCGCCATCGTTAGTGACGATCGACGCCTTCGCCGGTTTCGAGCGTTCAAGGAACGTGCGGTGCAGCGTTCCGAGACGGCCGTCCGGCAGCGTGAAGCGGGCGAGAATGCCCGGCCACTGACCGATAACTTTCTTCTCGTGGCGGTAATCGAGCATCGCCATGCGCAACGCTGAGGACGGTGCGACTATCAAACCCGGCACCCGTTCGCGCAGGTATCGCGGAACGAGGCCATCGGAACCGACCAGCGTCGCTCGATCCCACATCGAGTCGAGGCGCTTGCGCGCCCACTCGGGATCGATCTTTCGGCCAGGCGCCGGGGCCGACGGTTGCGCTCGGTTTTGCCGTGCATCGGCCAGACTGCCGCCTTCAAGTTCCATCATGAGTTCGCGGAAGGTCATTCCGGCGGACCTGCAGATGAGCTCGAAGCCGTCGCCGGCTTTTCGGTCGCCGTCGTTGCACTTGCGGCAGACCCAGTCGCCGCGACCGCGGTTGTTGTCGTAGGTGAAGCGGTCGTTTCCGCCGCAGATGGGACAGGGGGCGCCCTTCCCAGTCAGTGAGCTTGCGGGCACTCCATACTTCTGGAGTAACGCAATCCACTGTTCCGGGGACAGCTTGACGTCCTTTACATTCATTGTCACTCCAGTTGTGGTGTGGTTGAGGTCGATGCCTGAACAGGCGGTGAAACCGTGCTCAAAAAAGCCGCCCGACTCGCGCGAGGCGAGCACGGCGGGCGGCTTTTTTCAGCAGGGAAAGCGAAACGTAGGTGTAGCGACGAATGAGTCCGTGTCGCGTAAGAAAGAGACGCTTCGCGGCTTCGCCGACCGTTTCCGGTTCGACGAAGCAACGAAGGTGAGGAAAAACAGGAGGTGAGGTGAGCCGTTACGGGATCAGATCGCAGCCCACTCGCGGCCCATCAGATGCGACCTGAAGGGTATGTCGTCGTCCATATCTGCGAAGCCTCCGCCTCCACCATACGATGTCGATTGCGGTTCGCGACTCGCCGGCGCCGGGTTGCTCGATCGCGGCTGCTGCGAACGTTCTTGACGTGTAGGGCGTTGGCTCTCGAAGCCGTCATTGGATGAGCGATCGCCCGTAGAGCGGCCGCCGAGCATTT is drawn from Caballeronia sp. NK8 and contains these coding sequences:
- the istB gene encoding IS21-like element helper ATPase IstB; this translates as MNAPAIYDAARMGLMLTELRLPTIARLWSEFTQRSDKEGWPSTRLLGALLEHELAERAKRRIERHRVESHLDPSKTLEAFDFGLVPMVSKAHVMALASGDSWLEKGATILLFGPPGAGKSHLGSGIGHALIDAGYRVLFTRTGEIVQKLQAARQSLQLPSMLAKLDHFDLIILDDLSYVRKDQAETSVLFELIAERYERRSLLITANAAFSGWNDVFPDPSMTVAAIDRLVHHSTIFELNVESYRRRSADDNKRARRRQLPHPESEGATTMPS
- a CDS encoding primase-helicase zinc-binding domain-containing protein, giving the protein MNVKDVKLSPEQWIALLQKYGVPASSLTGKGAPCPICGGNDRFTYDNNRGRGDWVCRKCNDGDRKAGDGFELICRSAGMTFRELMMELEGGSLADARQNRAQPSAPAPGRKIDPEWARKRLDSMWDRATLVGSDGLVPRYLRERVPGLIVAPSSALRMAMLDYRHEKKVIGQWPGILARFTLPDGRLGTLHRTFLERSKPAKASIVTNDGEILPAKLNDVTLHKLNGGAVRLMDPVDGEIGVAEGLETAYAAHMLFGVPVWYCLNRILLADFVVPNGLGIRVVHIFADFDAVDPRTSKSPGVDAALKLAKRLRAEGYTAMVHRPKKRETDFADEWCAFQAAHRPAVALVVRRDEREALHV
- the istA gene encoding IS21 family transposase yields the protein MPGTYVTDQQVRLYMSKRKHHTQEVAAAMAGMSVRTARRIEHEGRLPSQKPSRAWRTRHDPFAEVWESEVVPLLRHAPRLKAITLLCKLQEAHPGLFPDSMRRTLERRVSQWRALEGPGKEIFFPQQHLPGVQGLSDFTDMRDLRVTVAGAPLDHRLYHFVLAFSHWEYAYVVEGGESFEALSTGLQNALWQAGGCPHEHRTDSLSAAFKNLQTEEDFTARYDALLVHYGMAGTRNNVGVAHENGSVESSHRHLKEAIDQALMLRGHRDFDDRAAYDAFVRDVVMRRNRRNAAAFNAEREHLQDLPAHRTTDFIEEEARVTRCGTFTVRGILYSAPSRLIGHRLKVRVYADHLDCYLSGALVHSTARGSHAANSRRRKLDYRHFIEALKRKPQAFKGLAFRDDLFPREAYRRTWERLEARLTQREACKTMVGLLELAANHGVEAVLAERLEALLAAGELPDLEQLQNEFAPRQAQCPDVAVDMPTAALYDTLLGEEASV